The following proteins are co-located in the Rippkaea orientalis PCC 8801 genome:
- a CDS encoding Crp/Fnr family transcriptional regulator, whose protein sequence is METQEISELFPLFNTANPETLEWLVSVVDEEDYSLNTEIIRENEWGKAVYFIVSGWVKVRSQYHDQELTLEILGRGDFFGEMEILDESLKSIAVISLSDVKLLTISAQRFLQMLFKDPQLHHRMLQLTVRRFRLLYRRLQLRQQTPKIKLAKTLIKLAETYGKSTEKGIEILYIPQQDLADIADVTLEDLQQIIPQLQTQGCLDIDEIHQTLSLTNLKQIYHFSTVKHD, encoded by the coding sequence ATGGAGACTCAAGAAATTAGCGAGCTATTTCCCCTATTCAATACAGCTAATCCAGAAACGTTAGAATGGCTTGTATCGGTTGTAGATGAAGAGGACTATTCCCTTAATACCGAGATCATTCGGGAGAATGAATGGGGTAAAGCAGTGTACTTCATTGTATCTGGTTGGGTGAAAGTTCGTTCCCAATACCACGATCAAGAATTAACCTTAGAAATTTTGGGTCGAGGAGATTTTTTTGGAGAAATGGAGATTCTTGATGAGTCTCTCAAATCCATTGCAGTTATTTCTTTATCTGATGTTAAATTATTGACGATCTCAGCGCAGCGTTTTCTGCAAATGTTGTTTAAAGATCCTCAGTTACATCACCGAATGTTACAGTTAACCGTACGTCGTTTTCGTCTCTTGTATCGTCGTCTTCAGCTACGTCAACAAACCCCTAAAATTAAATTAGCAAAAACGTTAATTAAATTAGCAGAAACCTATGGTAAATCCACTGAAAAAGGCATTGAAATTTTATATATTCCTCAGCAAGATTTAGCCGATATAGCTGATGTTACCTTAGAAGATTTACAACAAATCATCCCGCAGCTTCAAACCCAAGGATGTCTCGATATTGATGAGATTCATCAAACCTTATCTTTGACCAATCTTAAACAAATTTATCACTTTTCAACGGTAAAGCATGACTAA
- a CDS encoding bifunctional folylpolyglutamate synthase/dihydrofolate synthase has product MKPPQTIEQLYQILQHKKSNKQKQTYRFTTLLTLFNICIPPSQVIKIAGTNGKGSVAAMLEAMAIADNKTVVLFTSPHLYHITERFRINGQEIEPKLLNTIVQNISPKLLNIIQQKGEDMFPSFFEVLTIISLEIFKIYKGDLIILEAGIGGYNDVVHLIDGDLSAITSIGLDHTDKLGSTLSEIATDKVGIASKNSTLVLSSDIDDLAKNSILQDAKQRNIKIIQANQKNFRVELLGLKGYQITLDSLSLILPLVGAFQINNFVTAKTIFEQLIIHNIIDNFGSLQGVSNLYWPGRMEVIGHNPTWILDGAHNLDAMEKVFTEISNLLQEQQLFILLGLSDHNNPNDIIPYIDKLIKPITHSIYLTSGFYRSIKPENYRLLLSQKLYNITIFDHYESAMNNLFNHHQNRTNQLILIIGSLFLIGGCREYLLSKLR; this is encoded by the coding sequence ATGAAACCACCTCAAACCATTGAACAACTGTATCAAATTCTTCAACACAAAAAGTCGAATAAACAAAAACAAACTTATCGATTTACTACGCTACTGACACTTTTTAATATTTGTATCCCTCCCTCTCAAGTGATTAAAATAGCAGGAACTAATGGAAAAGGTTCTGTTGCTGCTATGCTTGAAGCAATGGCGATCGCTGATAACAAAACAGTTGTTTTATTCACCTCTCCCCATCTGTATCATATCACAGAACGTTTTAGAATTAATGGACAAGAAATTGAGCCTAAATTATTAAATACGATTGTTCAAAACATCTCACCAAAATTGTTAAATATTATTCAACAAAAAGGCGAAGATATGTTTCCTTCTTTTTTTGAAGTTTTAACCATTATTTCCTTAGAAATTTTCAAAATATATAAAGGTGATTTAATTATTTTAGAAGCAGGTATAGGGGGTTATAATGATGTTGTTCATTTAATTGATGGCGATCTTTCTGCTATTACTTCTATTGGACTTGATCATACTGATAAACTAGGTTCAACCCTCTCAGAAATTGCAACGGATAAGGTGGGTATCGCGTCAAAAAACTCGACTTTAGTATTAAGTTCAGATATTGATGATTTAGCAAAAAACAGTATTTTACAAGATGCTAAACAAAGAAATATAAAAATCATTCAAGCTAATCAAAAGAATTTTAGGGTTGAATTATTAGGGTTAAAAGGTTATCAAATTACGTTAGATAGTTTATCATTGATTTTACCTTTAGTTGGGGCATTTCAAATCAACAATTTTGTAACTGCAAAAACAATTTTTGAGCAATTAATAATTCATAATATTATTGATAACTTTGGAAGTTTGCAAGGGGTTTCTAACCTTTATTGGCCAGGTCGAATGGAAGTTATTGGACACAATCCTACTTGGATTCTTGATGGTGCCCATAATCTTGATGCAATGGAAAAAGTGTTCACAGAAATATCTAATTTACTTCAGGAGCAACAGTTGTTTATACTCTTAGGTTTATCTGATCATAACAATCCTAATGATATTATCCCTTATATAGATAAATTAATCAAACCGATAACCCATTCAATTTATCTAACATCTGGATTTTATCGCTCCATAAAACCCGAAAATTATCGTTTATTATTGAGTCAGAAATTATATAACATAACAATATTTGATCATTATGAATCTGCAATGAATAATTTATTCAATCATCATCAAAATAGAACTAATCAACTGATTTTGATAATAGGTTCACTATTTTTAATTGGAGGATGCCGTGAATATCTTTTATCTAAGTTAAGATAA
- a CDS encoding ATP-grasp domain-containing protein: MQTNIQFWIAACQELKIDCEIVHSSQSLLKIKIEDDIYFFTNALTPFNNQSLARVLKDKDYTYCLLKNIINMPNTLSFINPFCQDKYQKYVEYKNLAEITQKILTSFQLPVIIKRNSGSEGKNVFLCQQKEKIEDYLERIFNLNSANFDPIALVQEYIQIKREYRAVFFDKKLVLLYEKDISKATFIDNLSPLHWQGAKASYIDNYDLIRDIESFVEPVFTTLPINYGGFDIVIDKNDQYWLLEINSAPYYKIFAEHNPPQILINTFKKILIQWQKQYKS; the protein is encoded by the coding sequence ATGCAAACTAATATTCAATTCTGGATAGCTGCTTGTCAAGAATTAAAGATTGATTGTGAAATTGTTCATTCTAGTCAAAGTTTATTAAAAATTAAGATAGAAGATGATATTTATTTTTTTACTAACGCTCTTACCCCTTTTAATAACCAGTCTTTAGCTAGGGTGTTAAAAGACAAGGACTATACCTATTGTCTTTTAAAAAATATCATCAATATGCCCAATACTCTAAGCTTTATTAATCCCTTTTGTCAAGACAAGTATCAAAAATATGTAGAGTATAAAAATTTAGCAGAAATTACTCAAAAAATTCTCACCTCTTTTCAACTTCCTGTGATTATCAAAAGAAATTCAGGGTCAGAAGGAAAAAATGTCTTTTTATGTCAACAAAAAGAGAAGATTGAGGATTATTTGGAAAGAATTTTTAATCTTAACAGTGCTAACTTTGATCCCATTGCTTTAGTTCAAGAATATATTCAAATAAAACGCGAATATCGAGCAGTATTCTTTGATAAAAAATTAGTTTTATTATATGAAAAAGATATATCAAAAGCGACCTTTATTGATAATCTAAGTCCCCTACATTGGCAAGGTGCAAAAGCTTCTTATATTGATAATTATGATTTAATTCGTGACATTGAAAGTTTTGTAGAACCTGTTTTTACAACTCTTCCTATCAACTATGGAGGGTTTGATATCGTTATTGACAAAAATGATCAATATTGGTTACTGGAAATTAATTCCGCACCCTATTATAAAATTTTTGCTGAACATAATCCTCCGCAAATCCTTATTAATACGTTTAAAAAAATTCTAATTCAATGGCAAAAACAATACAAGTCATAG
- a CDS encoding AAA family ATPase: MNNSQIYQLIQQLQQPEFYPHSVEVPIKVIQTHISVVFLTGDYAYKIKKPVDFGFLDFSTLAKRQYFLEQELELNRGLSPEIYLEVLPITVSGDRLSLNGTTEPIEYVLKMQQFPQDCLLINLFENNQLTEEHLKELAKVVADFHFKTATNDYITKFGTVETIKKSVDHNYELTERYIDIAQTQEQYQATKDFTDSFFSAKKELFSTRQQQGKIKDCHGDLHLKNICLWNNKIHLFDRIEFNEDFRFIDVISEIAFTVMDLEARKRQDLSNLFLNNYLEYTGDWEGLNVLPLYLTRQAYVRAKVTSMLLDDPNISPQEKEKAIQTAKEYYQLAWEYTQPRQGCIILMSGLSGSGKTTVAQYLAQRINAIHIRSDAVRKHLAEIPLTETGTEDLYSSQSTQQTYNRLLELGEMLAFQGFKVILDAKFDRIYWREKAIKWAQTNQISLYILHCYAPLETLRDRLDQRQGDISDATSSLLQQQQAMTEPFNDTEQTFVISLDTSKNWQTQLNLILT; encoded by the coding sequence ATGAATAATTCTCAAATTTACCAGCTTATTCAACAACTGCAACAACCAGAATTTTATCCCCATTCGGTTGAAGTTCCTATTAAAGTTATTCAAACCCATATTTCAGTCGTTTTTTTAACAGGAGACTATGCTTATAAAATTAAAAAACCCGTTGACTTTGGTTTTCTTGACTTTTCTACTTTAGCAAAACGCCAGTATTTTTTAGAGCAAGAATTAGAATTAAATCGCGGTTTATCTCCAGAGATTTATTTAGAGGTTTTACCCATTACAGTTTCAGGCGATCGCTTATCACTAAATGGCACAACAGAACCGATAGAATATGTCTTAAAAATGCAACAATTTCCGCAAGACTGCTTATTGATTAATCTATTTGAAAACAATCAACTTACCGAGGAGCATCTCAAAGAATTAGCCAAAGTAGTCGCAGATTTTCACTTTAAAACAGCTACCAATGACTATATTACAAAGTTTGGCACAGTTGAGACTATTAAAAAATCCGTTGATCATAATTATGAGTTAACAGAGCGTTACATTGACATAGCACAAACTCAAGAACAGTATCAAGCAACAAAAGACTTTACTGATAGCTTTTTCTCTGCAAAAAAAGAGTTATTTAGCACTCGACAACAGCAAGGTAAGATTAAAGACTGCCATGGAGATTTACACCTCAAGAATATTTGTTTATGGAACAATAAAATACATCTGTTTGATCGAATTGAATTTAACGAAGATTTTCGCTTTATTGATGTGATCTCAGAAATTGCTTTTACTGTGATGGACTTAGAAGCAAGAAAAAGACAAGACTTGAGCAATCTATTTTTAAACAATTATCTTGAATATACAGGAGATTGGGAAGGATTAAACGTCTTACCTTTGTACTTAACTCGTCAGGCGTATGTTAGGGCAAAAGTTACCTCAATGTTACTTGATGATCCCAATATTTCTCCCCAAGAAAAAGAAAAAGCCATCCAAACAGCAAAAGAGTATTATCAATTAGCTTGGGAATACACACAACCCCGCCAAGGTTGTATAATTTTAATGTCAGGATTATCAGGTTCAGGAAAAACAACTGTTGCTCAATATTTAGCCCAACGCATCAACGCCATTCATATCCGTTCTGATGCTGTCCGCAAACATTTAGCCGAGATACCGTTAACCGAAACAGGAACTGAAGATCTCTATAGTTCCCAGAGTACTCAACAGACCTATAATCGTCTCTTAGAATTAGGAGAAATGTTAGCTTTTCAAGGCTTTAAAGTGATTTTAGATGCCAAATTTGATCGAATTTATTGGCGAGAAAAAGCCATTAAATGGGCTCAAACTAACCAAATTTCCTTATATATTTTGCACTGTTATGCCCCCTTAGAGACATTACGCGATCGCCTTGATCAACGTCAGGGAGATATCTCTGATGCCACGTCTAGCTTACTCCAACAACAACAGGCTATGACTGAACCCTTCAATGATACTGAACAGACATTTGTCATTAGCCTAGATACCAGCAAAAACTGGCAAACACAACTCAATCTTATCTTAACTTAG
- a CDS encoding Uma2 family endonuclease encodes MPITKIAIEQEIIIMSTLAKWTINNYHQMIDAGILAQRKVELIAGDIVEMTPEKPLHRRVTVKLADYFRDKLRGRGIIFEAHPITLFDSEPEPDIIIAQLPLERYDHRHPYAEDIELLIEVSDTTLKYDLDTKQKIYALAKIKEYWIIDIHGPQLKIFQQPESNRYLTQFNFTQGMISPIAFPDIEIESNKIFGL; translated from the coding sequence ATGCCCATCACTAAAATTGCTATCGAACAAGAGATTATCATTATGTCAACATTAGCTAAATGGACAATCAACAATTATCATCAGATGATTGATGCGGGTATTTTAGCACAACGAAAAGTGGAGTTAATAGCAGGGGATATCGTAGAAATGACTCCAGAAAAACCATTACACCGAAGGGTAACTGTTAAGCTTGCTGACTATTTTCGGGATAAACTGCGGGGACGTGGGATAATTTTTGAAGCCCATCCGATTACCCTTTTTGATTCTGAACCAGAACCAGATATTATTATAGCTCAATTGCCCCTTGAACGTTATGATCATCGTCATCCTTATGCAGAAGATATTGAGTTACTCATCGAAGTTTCTGACACAACATTAAAATATGACTTAGATACCAAGCAAAAAATCTATGCTCTTGCTAAGATTAAAGAATATTGGATTATTGATATTCACGGACCTCAACTAAAGATATTTCAGCAGCCTGAAAGCAATAGATATTTAACACAATTTAACTTTACGCAAGGGATGATTAGTCCAATTGCTTTTCCTGATATTGAGATAGAAAGTAACAAAATTTTTGGCTTATAA
- a CDS encoding ATP-dependent helicase has protein sequence MTISEYFDLAEKLQEIRNSLRPGQQQLADWKGGQMAISAVPGAGKSHSLAVAAALAIARYQLHPRKQLVIVTYTRSAAAGIKTKIKQRLRELRLPQTGFMVQTLHGLALNIASRHPELSQLNLDTSTVVIPTPSHRIIRASVEQWITANPMRYQVLLEGREFDGEETERLRRQSVLRTEVLPQLAHIIVREAKSSGLSPEQVGELSEYSKDYYQILAIGSGLYKAYEQVMRSQDFIDYDDMILGALRVLEKDAIRQIWQQQVFAVFEDEAQDSSPLQERLINLLAQDPNLSNNPPNLIRVGDPNQAINSTFTPADPVYFNWFCETCKSQDKLAIMDQAGRSSKIIIEAANFVLNWVNNQWKNDNSKKENDNYFLDKSSLNTEKNDTPFRQQDIQLVPTNDPQPNPESVGQGVEIYTPEDIYQTVELIRKRVVNLLKNNPDHRAAILVRENRQGRFLAEQLAHLPKEEGIKLYEVGEVDRFSQIPQEILRILEFIDRPHSPESLKAALEILEKRDLIAAQDLNALVTYPENFLYPTPLIEEPKKPVLQARRYCRNLLRAKLELPSYQLIPFLGMTLKYTGAELATVQKLSDRIEQQIKGKYSLKTTISTLKEIVNIEGFEGVDEDTEDRYTRPNQVTIITMHKAKGLDWDYVFIPFLHQDVLPGQPWVPTSAKFLGDFALSEVARAQIRAAVHSQYINQGIISQIREPETAWQEAGQLKKAEEYRLLYVAMTRAKRLLWMSAAQLGPFRWNTFRGDGTINLQTKIPCPILPVLQEQFPQSIMDF, from the coding sequence ATGACTATTTCTGAGTATTTTGATTTAGCGGAAAAATTACAAGAAATTCGTAATAGTTTACGCCCTGGACAACAGCAACTAGCCGACTGGAAAGGGGGACAAATGGCCATTTCTGCGGTTCCAGGGGCGGGAAAATCCCATAGTTTAGCCGTTGCCGCAGCCCTAGCGATCGCCCGTTATCAACTTCATCCCAGAAAACAGTTAGTTATTGTTACTTATACCCGTTCTGCTGCGGCAGGAATTAAAACCAAAATCAAGCAACGTTTGCGAGAATTACGATTACCCCAAACCGGATTTATGGTACAAACTTTGCACGGTTTAGCCCTCAATATTGCCAGTCGTCACCCTGAATTATCTCAACTGAATTTAGACACTTCTACGGTAGTCATTCCTACCCCTAGTCATCGCATTATTCGCGCTTCTGTTGAACAGTGGATTACGGCTAACCCGATGCGCTATCAAGTATTACTAGAAGGACGGGAATTTGATGGAGAAGAAACGGAAAGATTGCGTCGTCAGTCGGTATTACGAACTGAAGTTTTACCCCAACTTGCCCATATAATTGTCCGTGAAGCTAAAAGTTCTGGACTGTCCCCTGAACAAGTGGGGGAATTAAGTGAATATTCAAAAGATTATTATCAAATTTTAGCCATTGGTTCGGGGTTATATAAAGCCTATGAACAAGTGATGCGATCGCAGGATTTTATTGATTATGATGACATGATTTTAGGGGCTTTAAGAGTTTTAGAAAAGGACGCTATTCGTCAGATTTGGCAGCAACAAGTCTTTGCCGTTTTTGAAGATGAAGCCCAAGATTCTAGTCCTTTACAAGAAAGATTAATTAATCTTTTAGCACAAGATCCCAATTTATCTAATAATCCCCCTAATTTAATTAGGGTTGGTGATCCTAACCAAGCCATTAATTCTACCTTTACTCCGGCTGATCCCGTGTATTTTAATTGGTTCTGTGAAACTTGCAAATCCCAAGATAAATTAGCCATTATGGATCAGGCGGGACGCAGTAGTAAAATAATTATTGAAGCTGCTAATTTTGTCCTAAATTGGGTTAATAACCAATGGAAAAATGACAATAGCAAGAAAGAAAATGACAATTACTTTTTAGATAAATCTAGCTTAAATACCGAAAAAAATGACACACCTTTTCGACAACAAGATATCCAATTAGTTCCTACAAATGACCCCCAACCTAACCCTGAATCCGTCGGACAAGGAGTAGAAATCTATACACCAGAAGACATTTATCAAACAGTCGAATTAATCCGTAAAAGAGTGGTTAATTTATTGAAAAACAACCCCGATCATCGCGCAGCAATTTTAGTCAGAGAAAACCGTCAAGGTCGCTTTTTAGCGGAACAATTAGCCCATTTACCCAAAGAAGAAGGCATCAAACTGTATGAAGTAGGAGAAGTGGATCGGTTTTCCCAAATTCCCCAAGAAATCCTCAGAATATTGGAATTTATTGACCGTCCCCATTCTCCTGAATCCTTAAAAGCAGCCTTAGAAATCTTAGAAAAACGAGACTTAATTGCTGCCCAAGATCTCAATGCCTTAGTTACTTATCCCGAAAACTTTCTCTATCCTACTCCCTTAATTGAAGAACCCAAAAAGCCCGTTTTACAAGCGCGTCGTTACTGTCGTAATCTGTTAAGAGCTAAATTAGAATTACCCTCCTATCAATTAATTCCCTTTTTGGGCATGACCCTTAAATATACTGGTGCAGAATTAGCCACGGTTCAAAAACTTTCTGACAGAATTGAGCAACAAATCAAAGGGAAATATTCCCTTAAAACAACGATTTCAACCCTCAAAGAAATTGTTAATATAGAAGGATTTGAAGGAGTAGACGAAGACACAGAAGATCGCTATACTCGTCCCAATCAAGTAACTATTATTACCATGCACAAAGCCAAAGGATTAGATTGGGATTATGTCTTTATTCCTTTCCTTCATCAAGATGTTTTGCCCGGTCAACCTTGGGTTCCTACATCAGCTAAATTTTTAGGGGATTTTGCCCTCTCAGAAGTCGCCCGTGCCCAAATTCGCGCTGCGGTTCATAGTCAATATATTAATCAAGGAATCATCTCTCAAATCCGTGAACCTGAAACCGCTTGGCAAGAAGCCGGACAACTCAAAAAAGCGGAAGAATATCGCTTACTCTATGTTGCGATGACGCGGGCAAAACGGTTACTATGGATGTCTGCTGCACAATTAGGTCCCTTTCGTTGGAATACCTTTAGAGGAGATGGCACGATTAATTTACAAACAAAAATTCCTTGTCCTATCTTACCCGTTTTACAAGAACAATTTCCTCAATCAATCATGGATTTTTAA
- a CDS encoding M61 family metallopeptidase — protein sequence MTKATTIVQPKITYPTSPILGYSVAMSQPTSHLFEVTLTVKNWTKSVLDLKMPVWTPGSYLIREYARHIQTFVAQSTEDGQALFSQKVSKNHWQIQTQKVTNITIKYQVFANELTVRTNHLDESHGYFNGAALFYFIPGLEKQPITIEIIPPNSQWKVSTALPKIPGKVNHFIADDYDTLVDSPFEIGTHAIYDFEVLGKPHQLAVWGKGNIEPKQLIKDTKKIIETEAQLYGGLPYDHYLFILHLSSNGFGGLEHKSSCSLIYSQFGFRAKDKYNRFIQLVAHEFFHLWNVKRIRPKALETFDYERENYTKCLWFLEGTTSYYDMMIPLRAGIYNQTDFLDILSKEITRYLNTPGRKIHPLSESSFDAWIKLYRRDAHSDNSQISYYLKGELVSLLLDLLIRARHNNQRSLDDVMRQMWQEFGQPEIGFTPQQLQQVIESVAQISLEDFLRRYLDSTEELPFNDYLEPFGLQLRPVIDSEAIPYLGIRAQRENSKEMVKFVEADSPAALVGIDPNDELLAIDGIRVSAEQLPERLKDYQSGDMISITVFHQDQLKTLSVTLADPQPTRYQVMPIEKPSDLQQQNLRGWLEQNSPKTSPKL from the coding sequence ATGACTAAAGCAACAACAATTGTTCAACCCAAAATAACCTATCCAACTTCTCCTATTCTTGGCTATAGCGTAGCCATGAGTCAACCCACCTCCCATCTGTTTGAGGTAACATTAACAGTCAAGAACTGGACAAAATCTGTTCTAGATTTAAAAATGCCAGTTTGGACACCTGGCTCATATTTAATTCGAGAATACGCTCGACATATTCAAACGTTTGTCGCTCAATCAACTGAAGATGGACAAGCATTATTTAGTCAAAAAGTGAGTAAAAACCACTGGCAAATACAAACGCAAAAGGTAACTAATATTACGATTAAGTATCAAGTTTTTGCCAATGAATTGACTGTGAGAACCAATCATCTTGATGAGAGTCATGGCTATTTTAATGGAGCAGCCTTATTTTATTTTATTCCAGGGTTAGAAAAACAGCCAATTACCATAGAAATTATTCCCCCGAATTCTCAGTGGAAAGTTAGCACAGCTTTACCCAAAATCCCTGGAAAAGTCAATCACTTTATCGCCGATGATTATGATACCTTAGTGGACAGTCCCTTTGAAATAGGAACTCATGCTATTTATGATTTTGAAGTGTTAGGGAAACCCCATCAATTAGCAGTCTGGGGAAAGGGAAATATTGAACCAAAACAGTTGATTAAAGATACTAAAAAGATCATTGAAACCGAAGCTCAATTATATGGAGGACTTCCCTACGATCATTATTTATTTATTCTTCACTTATCGAGTAATGGGTTTGGAGGGTTAGAACACAAAAGTTCCTGTTCTCTGATTTACTCTCAATTTGGCTTTCGTGCCAAGGATAAATATAATCGGTTTATCCAATTAGTAGCTCATGAATTTTTCCATCTTTGGAATGTTAAAAGAATCCGACCAAAAGCCTTAGAAACCTTTGATTATGAACGGGAAAATTACACCAAATGTCTCTGGTTTCTTGAAGGAACAACCAGCTATTACGATATGATGATTCCCCTGCGAGCAGGAATTTATAACCAAACAGATTTCTTAGATATATTAAGTAAGGAAATTACCCGCTATCTCAACACCCCCGGCCGGAAAATTCATCCCCTCAGCGAATCAAGTTTTGATGCTTGGATTAAATTATACCGCCGCGATGCTCATAGCGATAACTCCCAAATTTCCTATTATCTCAAAGGTGAATTAGTCTCATTATTGCTAGATTTATTAATTCGAGCGCGCCACAATAATCAACGATCTTTAGATGACGTAATGCGTCAAATGTGGCAAGAATTTGGTCAACCAGAAATTGGGTTTACCCCCCAACAACTACAACAGGTTATCGAATCCGTTGCTCAAATAAGTTTAGAGGATTTCTTGAGACGTTATCTTGACAGCACCGAAGAATTGCCTTTTAATGACTATTTAGAACCCTTTGGATTGCAATTAAGACCCGTTATAGACTCCGAAGCAATTCCCTATCTGGGGATACGCGCTCAACGGGAAAATTCTAAAGAAATGGTTAAGTTTGTTGAAGCCGACTCTCCGGCCGCCTTAGTAGGAATTGACCCCAACGATGAACTATTAGCCATTGACGGAATCCGCGTCAGTGCGGAACAATTACCCGAACGGCTCAAAGATTACCAAAGCGGTGATATGATTAGCATTACGGTGTTTCATCAGGATCAGTTGAAAACCTTAAGTGTTACCCTAGCAGACCCCCAACCAACTCGCTATCAAGTAATGCCTATTGAGAAACCCTCAGACCTCCAACAGCAAAATTTAAGAGGATGGTTGGAACAAAATAGCCCAAAAACGTCACCTAAATTATAG
- a CDS encoding fatty acid desaturase, whose product MTTLINSIEEKPSSQLDSQVRLRDILNTLPPEVFVKNAGKAWFKVLFSICMVSLGYVLLAVVPWYLLPFVWIFTGTGLTGFFVLGHDCGHRSFSNRTWVNNLVGHLLFLPIIYPFHSWRILHDYHHKHTNKLEVDNAWDPFTPKFYDSFSPFAKWGYRQLRGRLWWFASVVHWAKIHFDWTTFEGKQREQVRFSVLVVLIGAVIGFPILFMTLGVWGFVKFWLLPWLVFHFWMSTFTLVHHTVPQIAFKTADQWNEAQAQLSGTVHCDYPRWVEILCHDINVHVPHHVSTGIPSYNLRQAYQSLKDNWGSYLCERRFSWSLMQEITTQCHLYHPENNYQSFTQYHQSLLDKN is encoded by the coding sequence ATGACCACATTGATTAATTCCATTGAGGAAAAACCCTCATCACAACTTGATTCCCAGGTTCGTTTGCGGGATATTCTCAATACCCTTCCCCCAGAAGTCTTTGTTAAAAATGCGGGTAAAGCCTGGTTTAAGGTACTATTTAGCATTTGTATGGTAAGTTTAGGCTATGTGCTCCTAGCTGTTGTTCCTTGGTATTTACTTCCCTTCGTCTGGATTTTTACCGGAACAGGGTTAACCGGGTTTTTTGTTCTTGGCCATGACTGCGGCCATCGGTCTTTCTCTAATCGTACTTGGGTTAACAATTTAGTCGGACATTTATTATTTTTACCCATTATCTATCCTTTCCACAGTTGGCGTATTCTCCACGACTATCACCACAAACACACCAACAAGTTAGAAGTCGATAACGCTTGGGACCCCTTTACCCCAAAATTTTATGACAGTTTCTCCCCTTTTGCTAAATGGGGATATCGTCAACTCCGGGGACGGTTATGGTGGTTTGCTTCAGTGGTTCACTGGGCCAAAATTCACTTTGACTGGACAACCTTTGAAGGAAAACAACGCGAACAAGTGCGGTTTTCTGTCTTAGTGGTTCTTATTGGTGCAGTGATTGGGTTTCCTATCCTGTTCATGACCCTAGGAGTTTGGGGATTTGTTAAATTTTGGTTATTACCTTGGTTAGTCTTTCATTTTTGGATGAGTACCTTTACCTTAGTTCACCATACCGTTCCTCAGATTGCTTTTAAAACCGCAGACCAATGGAATGAAGCGCAAGCTCAATTAAGTGGAACCGTACACTGTGACTATCCCCGTTGGGTGGAAATTCTCTGTCATGACATCAACGTTCATGTTCCTCATCATGTTTCTACAGGCATTCCCAGTTATAATCTACGGCAAGCTTATCAAAGTTTAAAGGATAATTGGGGGAGTTATCTGTGTGAACGTCGTTTTTCTTGGTCTTTAATGCAGGAAATTACGACTCAATGTCATCTCTATCATCCTGAGAACAATTATCAATCCTTTACCCAATATCATCAAAGTCTCTTAGACAAGAATTAG